DNA sequence from the Coffea eugenioides isolate CCC68of chromosome 9, Ceug_1.0, whole genome shotgun sequence genome:
AACAACTATTTGCAACTTTGCACGTCTTGTTTACTCAACGTGTATCGTGGAGCCTATTGTCCAATTTGTTTCCAAGTCTATGAACCAGAAAATCCCAACCCCTCTTCAGATCTAGTCAATTGCTATTGCTGCCCGGCAATCACTCATCTCTCCTGCATTAATTCTGGAGCAGCCGCAACCTCAACCTCCATCTCTATAACCATCCGGGGGGTCCCATACATATGCCGTTCTTGTGCTGAtccaaatttcaattttttcaatctTGGTGCAGATGAGAAAACTAAAATGTTAATGATTGATCAGCATTTCGCAAATCAGCTGATAGCTGCATCGGTGATTTCTGAGCGGACGATGAAGGAGGCTGCTGAATTACACAGGCGTTGGGCTGAGATGAAGGCTGAGGAGGCTTTGCAGGCTCGAAAGGAAGCGAAGCTAGCTATAGAATTCTTGGCACAGATGACTTCCCAGTTCAATGTGTCAAATAATAGTGAAGATGCACCAATTATCTCAATTTCAAGTTCATCTTCTGAGTTCAATGAGTCAGATAATAGCGTAGATGCACCAATTTACACAATTTCAAGTTCGTCTTCTCAGTTCAATGAGTCAGATAGTAGTGTAAATGGACCAAGTGAGTCAATTCCAAGTTCATCACATAGCAGAGAAAGTAAAAACCGAAGATCGGACTCGACGTAGAAAGCGTGACATTGACAAAAACATAGGGTATAAGTTATAGAATTGGTCCATTTTCATGGTGTTAGAATGAGGGTTTGATTATATTTTCCCTTCTGTTCTCTTTCCCCTCTTCAAAATGTTGTCCGCAAGATTAAGAAAGATTGTTAATTCTCTTCCCCCTCTTTAAAATGTTGATTTGTTTGGGTGTTATGCAGTTCTTTTTCATCATCGTTTGAAagatttttgaacttttttctAACAAGTATATTGCATCTTCTACAATTAGATCGATAAAGATTAAATCTGTAGTCATGACATCAACATTTTcatttatattgcaagacaaACATTTTCATTTACCAAATATATTGCATCTTTTTCATCATCTattgtaaaagttgaatttcatgaGTAAATCAATACAAACTATTATAAAGAATTTTCAAGGTACAATATATTACTAGTATCCAATAGAATATTTAAGTTGTAGATTTAATATTGATAAATAGTAAAAGAAgtgcaacaaaaataaaaagtagTACTCTCATTAAATTATAGTACTTGTACACCTCCGTTTGGATTggtcattttttgaaaaactccaattttatatacaatgttacagtaatacacaaacaaaaataattttaaaaattccaaaaccaatctcaaaaacacaaaaaataacctcaaaaataatttcatctacagtaaaagtttttcacctatattgttatagtaaaatatttcaaaaatatccccaaaaacagctaatccaaacggtaTACACTAAAATATAGTACTACCCAATCTGGTACTTGTATTAATAGTTAAAAGAAAAAGCCAACATGGAAGCGATGAGAGGATACGTCGTAGTTAGGGGTGTTCATGGATCAGGCAATCAATCCATTTGCTATTTAGTTGACTCTAAGTGCATGTACCAGTTCAGCAAAATTGCATTATACCTTAACCCAATTCAACCGGTTAATTAGTGATCGATTAATCGGTGGGATAGGATTAATTAAGTATTTAGTGTAACCTATTGTTCTTCTATTTataggaataaaaaaaaagaattagattaacaaatcaaatagtGCAACATTTTTCCAAATCAATAAGAGTATTTAATCATAACTCTAAAAAATTATCAACAATATAGAAAATCAATACACATTAGATATTAAAGCACTAaatattttgaatatttttttcatcCATTTCTAGAAAGCtatcaatttatttttttaatgagGAGTTACTCCACAACCAAACATGTaagttttaaaaattgaaaacaaaataattactAGAGTGATGAAGTTGATAGAATCTATGAGAAATGAAAAGAAgttttgaaaaagaacaaagcaaaaaaaaagaagcaccAGAAATGCAGTTAGTAGCGATGTATATAGGAAGTGAACAAGGTAAATGCGAGTTAGGTTTAGGTAGATAAGTTtataagttttaaaaataaaatatataatggTCTTCCTTACTCAAATATTATTAGTAAATGACTAAAAAATTATGAGTTGAGATTTGGGTACTGATTACCCTAACCAACCCTACGTGCCTACACATATGC
Encoded proteins:
- the LOC113782141 gene encoding uncharacterized protein LOC113782141, translated to MVNGQCMLCDLGKPPFLHHVYHNNNYLQLCTSCLLNVYRGAYCPICFQVYEPENPNPSSDLVNCYCCPAITHLSCINSGAAATSTSISITIRGVPYICRSCADPNFNFFNLGADEKTKMLMIDQHFANQLIAASVISERTMKEAAELHRRWAEMKAEEALQARKEAKLAIEFLAQMTSQFNVSNNSEDAPIISISSSSSEFNESDNSVDAPIYTISSSSSQFNESDSSVNGPSESIPSSSHSRESKNRRSDST